ATTTTGTAGAGAAAGAcgtgtgatatatatatatatatatatatatatatatatatatatatatatatatatatgatgtcatTCACAAATTTTAATGTGAAGTGTGATTAAGGTTGCTTATCCAACCATGCATGAGTCATGCACATTATTCATAGGACAGGAATAACACAAACACAGCGGGTAAGGAATTACTGACCAATAGAAGTCCCAAAATGTCCAGGTTAGCGGCCTGTTGCACAGGCGCCCTTGTCTCATTATTTCTAAGTTGTCTTAAATTAAAGCACagtataacaaacaaatgctGACATAGCTCTAAAATCACTGACCATTGGCGTTGCACATTTCCGCTTAAAATGAGTAGCCGTGAAGACGTGTTTAGTATAACAGTCAGGGAAATGCTGATAAAGATAAGCAACCACTTACCATTAGCTTTGCACATATCCACTTCCCAGAAGAAGCCGTCCTTGCAGTGACACATCTTGGTGGCGATGTTACAGGTGCCATTCTCTCCTAAACTCCCTAGTTGACAGTCCGGAGTGGTATTGCAAGCATCGTTGTACCCTGAGTAAAAACGATAAAATGGCATATAAAATGTGATAAGTATGTATACTGCTGAAGGAATGGTGATCTAAAGAAGAGATGGAAGGTAAAGAAAAATTAAGACGTAAGGGGTAATAAATTAGGGTCTTCATTACATATGGAATGCTAACTCGCAAACCTGTAGAAAAAGATGTACACGTCCAATCATGTattgaaataatcatatataGTATAACAATCATGCAGACACTGACAAAGCTTAGATACCACTGACTACTGGGTTTGCACATTTACGCTTTCAGGGATGCGCCGAAAAGACAACCGCTTTCCAGGAATATCCGAGACAAGTAAAATGTCACAAACAAATTCTTACGTATCTAAGCAACCACTGACCATTGGCTGTGCAGTTGTCCCCTTTCCAGGAGTAGCTGTCATTGCAGTCACACATCTTAGTGGTGTTGTCACAGACACCCTTGTCTCCTAAATTCCCTGACTGACAGTCATTCTCATTGCTGCAAGTATGGTTGTATCCTGAATAAAAATAGGTAAACTATTATGATAAGACAGTGTGATATATGAAGATGGGATAAGACAGTTTACTGTATGAAGATGTAAAGATATACGGTCTAGGGAAATAAAGACGGAAGGGGTAAAATAACGTTTTCATGACACATTTAATGCTCAcgaatacatttaaaactgaaagtaaacaaatattagGAGCATGGTCGTGTcctgaaatataacataaaatattaagataagGCAAGGTGATATATGAAGATGAGATTACACAATAGGCTGTGTAAAGATATGCTAATAAGGAGGAaagatttaagataatgataCATCAAAATGTAAGGGGTAAAAAAGGTTCTTCATGACACATTTAATATGTACGCatacatttaaacttaaataaaaacaattgttaacgTCTAACCATTTACAGAAAAGAcaagataattaaaacaatcaaataaatattgacattgtttCGAAACCACTGACCATTGGCTGCGCATTTCTCCGCCTCCCACGAGTAACCTGTTATGCAGGCACATTTCCTAGTGGTGGTGTCACAGACGCCCTTGTCTCCTAAATTCCCCGATTTACAGTCCTCGTTGGCAGTGCAAGCATGGCCGTAtcctgaaaaatattaaaacaaacattaagaTAAGATCAAAGACCATGATTGCAAACAgactcaagtccaagtctagactcataCTCAgaaaaacactatatttaaattacaaagatttttttttccatttgatTAACAAGAATTTATgtgaataattgtacaatttaaaTGCAACTAGAAAGAAAGTTACAGTGAAATGAGGAATtccacttgagtctgaactcagattCAAGACTGTTCGTAACCAGTGGCACAGTTGATAAATGAAGACGAGATCAGACAATAGGCTTTGTACAGATATACTAAGTATTTAAGATAAAGAGAAATCTAAACGTAAGGGGTAAAATGGTCTTCATGACACATTTAATGCATACAAATacttttgaacataaataaaaaaaacaattataaacgTCTAATTATGTACAGAAAAGACAAGTAAATTATAACAATCAACTGAATACTGACATAGCTTCGAAATCACTGACCATTGGCTTTGCATTTCTCCGCCTCCCACGAGTAACCTGTAGTGCAGGCACATTTGCCTGTAGTGTTGTCACAGACGCCCTTGTCTCCCAAATTCCCCCATGTACAGGATCCTAAATAAGAAGGACATGATGACATATAAGAACCTCTATTTGTATTAATTACTTATTTAGAAAAGTAGCGCTTTGTTAATATGACATAACtgcataaaaatacatgataaataaatgaattagtGAATCAATGAAAGAATGCATGCATATTATAGAGACCACTGACCATTGCTGGAAATTTTCACATACACGGAGAATGTGGCCACGCAGACACATTTCATGGAATGTCCACAGGTGTCCGAAGCAAGTAGCCCAAAAAGACACTTAACGGGAAATAGGCAACCATCGTTGTATTCTGAATAAAAGATAAATCATTAAGCTACGATAATATGACATGtgaacaaataatatatgattataaGAGAgataaagattataagtatcttccaaggtcgagagtgtaagataggttcattccgacacGAGCGTaaggtcgggatgaacctatcttacacgaacggctatggtagatgctttttctcccacctcagttaaacaaaataaagtaaaaatgtattttttaccggaactcttttgtgcttagtgaaaataattgcgtacggatatgcaatagttcgtggttgtcatggatattcgcgcagtgattcggagtatgtaaatggtctgatcggtctttaaatagttctaagaagagcgaagcattatttcttgaaaggtgcgtgaaaactgttctatggtgacatttgaagcgagaaataattaactagcgttctaaatattgccaccagacaaggtttccatgatgcgctacagacgacagtcttcaacaagggaggtaattacaatgtggtgaccattaaaagaagttccatacgggcattttatcttcgcccgtgggcaagataagaatttctagcatggttaaattagtggatctacttatctgaggtgggagaaatgtttgtataaagTAAATACAGCACGTTCAATTTAAGAAgaatcaaatgtattttagcGAATTTAAAAACGATTTGGGGAGCCCCGAATACTGGTCTTTTGTAAAACTCTCAATGTAACATAACCTAAGAACTATCAGCGTGCCGCTTTGACAACATGTTATCACACAAAGAAGCATCAGCGTGCCGCTTTGACAACATGTTATCACACAAAGAAGCATGGAAGGAAATTTATATCgcgatatatttattatttgtgcttttcgaatgtttttttacaaagcagcagtagtttttatttttcaaatgcagTTTCTAtgattacaatgttttaaagcaTATTTAACGAAACATACTGagtacaaaaaataagtatgttttattgttcCAAAGATATGCGCTCATGCCGCAGACATGCCAGTGACagcaataaaatcaagcaataacaGATTCTCAatgtataaaagtttcaggaataatgatatttttatttacagtgtattgagcatgtgaaaacatgtctatcagtcataaaaacatttttttaatgagaattttccacacaacggaagtacatatgacgcaatgATGACGCCATACCTGTACCAGGGTATATATCCCAAGACCGTGAATCAAACTCGGGACGCCTTAGTGAGAATTATTGAGCGAACCATAcgactaactaactaactaactaactaactaactaactaactaactaactaactaactaactaactaactaactaactaactaactaactaactaactaactaactaactaactaactaactaactaactaactaactaactaactaactaacttactaactaaataaataaataaactaaaaataacaaataaataaatagatacatttGATTTATACCTCTAGTTACACATGTTGGGTCAGAACATGTCTCATTGTCAGCGCAACTTTTTGCATTGCCTGTACAGTTAGAACCCGGAGctgaaattttaaaagaaaaaaaaaactatgtgtTTGCAGTTCTAGATACGCGAAGTTTAACTTCGAAAGCATAACAATCTATATCTATTCTAGTtcatgtttactttatttttagataaaatgtaCATTATTGAGGTTGTAAGCACCCGCCATCCTTACCGAATAATCCTTCGTTTGCTAAAGAATCGCGCGTTGCAATAATATATAACGAATTTGTAAATACCGCGTACTTATTATTACTATGTAGTTTCGGATAATGCGGCACATAATGAATGTTTGTACCGTTCTCAAGCTAAGACATgaataatgtctgtgacttttAAGTAGACGTTCAAACAACAGATTTGGACCATTACTCACATTTACATCAGTTTGGTAAAACTAGTGTTTTTACCATTGCGTTTCTCTATTGTAATTAACGTCGTACATCGTacagtatt
This genomic stretch from Mya arenaria isolate MELC-2E11 chromosome 10, ASM2691426v1 harbors:
- the LOC128206031 gene encoding multiple epidermal growth factor-like domains protein 10, giving the protein MESTYWLLAVAVVMSMSYVSVEGTPGSNCTGNAKSCADNETCSDPTCVTREYNDGCLFPVKCLFGLLASDTCGHSMKCVCVATFSVYVKISSNGSCTWGNLGDKGVCDNTTGKCACTTGYSWEAEKCKANGYGHACTANEDCKSGNLGDKGVCDTTTRKCACITGYSWEAEKCAANGYNHTCSNENDCQSGNLGDKGVCDNTTKMCDCNDSYSWKGDNCTANGYNDACNTTPDCQLGSLGENGTCNIATKMCHCKDGFFWEVDMCKANGNGIYFIYKV